In Acidimicrobiales bacterium, the sequence CTACCGATACGAAGAAGGCGTCCATGTCGACATGCAGGATCGGCGTTCCCGATACCGGTGGGCGTCTTCGGTCAGCCATCGGGAGGATCCAGCCGCTCTACCGTTAGATCTCCGGGGTTTGATCCGCGGGCCACGTAAGAGAATTCGGGCACCTCCAACTCCCCGGCCTGGGAACCGGCCAACCATTCGGTCACCGGTTCGCTCACCCAGCGGGGGGCGGTGGCCAGTAGCAGTCCGGCTGCCTCGGCGTCCACGAAGCGGGCGTCTTCCACAATGTGGTCCGGGTCATCGAGCACCACCTCACCGGTCCAGGAGAGCGCTCGGTGTACGTCCACCCCCAGGACCATGTCGCGGTCCGGGAATTCAACCGATACGCGATAGAGGACCTCAGACCACCGCTCCACGATTA encodes:
- a CDS encoding NUDIX hydrolase — its product is MAAARTRRWRVVGGLLVDRSTVLLVANRRGAFDRTIGRRNGRLEWTPPGGVVDPGEEPLAALSREVVEETGLIVERWSEVLYRVSVEFPDRDMVLGVDVHRALSWTGEVVLDDPDHIVEDARFVDAEAAGLLLATAPRWVSEPVTEWLAGSQAGELEVPEFSYVARGSNPGDLTVERLDPPDG